tctgtcacgatcgtcggtgagagatgaggaccaaggcgcagcgttgcaggcaaacatactctttattaagagacacgaaaaaacaacaaacgataacgtgacagttaacggtctaacacaacccgactggaaacaagaacccacaaacacaaaaggaaaaaacagacagtttaaatatggctcccaatcagagacaaccattaccagctgacactcgttgcctctgattgggagtcactcaggccaacatagaaatacaaactagaactcccaacatagcaatagaatacatagaattacacaccctggctcaacataacagtgtccccagagccagggcgtgacagtaaggCAATAGCCATCTACTAGACATTTATACAATGCGTTTTATTGAACACAAGTCATCATGTATTACAATAAAGGTCCATTCAGGGACTGTCTGTGTATTTTTAATTGTTTTATCAATGTTTATTCACTTCTTAATCGCAGTCTCTTCAGCCCAGCCAGTGTGTTTATGAGCTGTATTAAGGAGTGACTCTGGTACCTGATTACATTACATTGCTACCGCCCACTGAAGGCTGGAAAGTCCCGCCTATCTCCCGCTTATTTCATTCGCTGAAAGGCCCCTCCCTTCTTGGCAGAAAGATATGCATACGCGCGCGGCACTGAAGAAGAAGCACAACGCTGGAGATCTATCCGCATCCACATAAACTAGTCCCGGCATCGTTCTATGACAAACACAGAAGGCTGTATATTGAATTTAATAGAATCaaacagacagaggaagagagagagactgcctgTTCCATAATGTAGCCATTGGCTGTATTATACAGACAAAACATTAGGGAActagcagtctctctcctctctctgttttattttattgaatTACATGTAGCCTAATATTTAAACAATTAGCTAAGTGGGCGGGGGGGAACACATTAAATATGTAGTTAGGCTGTTATAAGGTATTATATAAGCCTCCCATACTCAACTGGCGGACTACTGTCCAGAACGGCGTCAATACGGACAGCGGGTCCCACCTACAAAAAAAAAACGCGCTTCGACCactggtatcatataaacacaaGACATGGAAAACAAttttagaattgcaggaaattaactttaaaagaGTAAAACAATTCTCTGCCCCATGCAACATGTGTAGAATTgtgggaaattagctttaaaactgcaaaatgttcccTCCGCATTCaggaggggtgtgaacagtttggtgTCACATGCATTGTGAGGTGGCCGTTTATTACTACTTTGATAAATGACCATATCtatccggacctttgccacctaggaaatttgtgtgaccggaccttctGAAATAGTACTTGAGTACCGCTGATATAAGCCAATGGTCATGTATAAGGCATTTTTTCAGTGATTTTCTTCTTTGTCTAATATATGTGTTAATTCATTCACAAGTAGAATGgctaacactttattttaaggatcCGTAATAcaccatttataaggcatttataaattgTGTGTTCACCATTTATGAATCATTACTCCCATATTAacaaaccatttactaatcattagtaaaGTATTTTTGCAGTCCCTAATCTAATGTGAGTGTTCTTTATACTTTATAAATgcattataaatgctttattatggacccttaaaataaagtgttaccctagGATGTTGCTGGGCCCAGTACAGGCAGTGTGGTCCCCTGGTCTTCTGGTCCCAGTGATGCTAGGCTTAGCAGCGCAGACAtctcagctgctgctgctgctgcagcattCAAGTGTAGTGGACATAGGGAGAAaacagagggagatagagagagacactgactcATGTACTGCCAGTGTATTGATATTTTGGCTCTATATTATATATGTAATAGTAATTAACCCTTAGGATACGGGgggacatgtatgacagccaggCACTTATAGTTGCAGTAGTTAGGCATTCATACGGTATTATGAGCCAAAGGTAATCTATATGGcatgtagcctagtggttaagaacaGTGAGCCAGTAACCGAGCCAGCAAGGTGAaaaaaatctgctgttctgccATAGAGCAAAGCaattaacccccaacaactgctccacgggcacctctctgattcagagggggcTGGTGTGGCTAAAATGCCAGGGCTTAATTtttgtcccagtccgcccctggtGAGAGAGAGCCTCAGATATCACATTAATTTGTACATATCCACTGTATACATGAATTGAggcaaagttggttcctgtttcagtcacgtCTTTGGTCACGTTTGcatgggtcaaacaaaaacaccctaatcAATGGATGACAATAGAGCCTTCCACAATGCAAGCCATGGCTGCCAGATTAAGTTGGGgaagagcaactgcagaaacttgcagtcgactgcagtcaaaacgtcatgacctttgatcacatgattttttATCAAGTTCATGCAGTAGACATGTAAGCATAAATCTGACAATTtttatccccataatgcaacacactttgaaaggctgAGATTGACAAAAGTGATCTGCTCGAACACGCCCAAAGACATAGAGAGAAACTGATCTATcttctgtaaaaaaaaatgaaCTACAGCAATTGCACAAGCAACAATCTGCGGtgaatttcaattaacatttaaataaacattcaaAAATAACCAACATTCTTTAAGCTACTATGTGACTATCGATTATCAGAATATAATTTACATCTTTAAAAGGAGATAAAAGTTTCCATAAAAGTTTATCTTATGTTATGCAAAGCATTCATAACGGTTGGGAGTGTTGGCTACTTCAATCCATTTGAGAACATTACCTCCTAGTGGTCACAACTGCAACTGCAACTGCTGTTGTCTACTCTAGTCAAGTCTCTTCTCCGTGCGGGCGAGCAAGAGAGACAATATTGTTTCAAGTATCTGATTGTAACACTGTGACTGAAACTTTCATTAAAATTGTAACAAAGTAACAAGCTCGACGATAAATATTTGGGCTACATCGAATCTTTCCCGCAAATCCTCGTCTGCGATTCTTTCCGGTTCTGTGGCCAATCAGGATGAACAATTACAGAAACTGAACCAATCACAGTGTCGTTTTTGTGCGGATCAGAGTTCAGAGTTCACCACTACTTCCTCTAACCAACAACGGCGTGCAATCGTCATTGAAGCTCATACAGAATCAAGATGGTAAATATTCTAGACTATATTATGAGGTGTTTTATGAGGATTGGTAATATGTAGTGAACGTCCAGGCTATCATAAATTACATTTGAGTAGCTATCTATCTATCATAAAATCGCATTATGCGCCTTTGTTGTGGttatctaactagctagctacggtAGCTAGTTAGGGTGGTAAGATAGCTTACTTGTTAGCCGCTAGATATCTACTTTGTTGTGCTTTGCACTGTATGTGAAAGGCTAGTTTGATTAACTAggaagctagctaggtagctaacgttagctgtgaGATGCAGCTGTAATGTGTCTGGTCCTGGATGTTTATtgtctgaaagccgtggtatatcagacaatataACCAGTTAATTATACTTAATATTATGATtaatataattaagcaataaggcctgagggggtgtgatatatggccaatataccacggctaagggctgttcttacgcaacgtggagtgcctggatacagcccttagccgtggtatattggccatataccacaaacccccgagataatttattgctattataaactgattaccaacgtaattagaagagTGCAAATAAATgatttgtcatacccgtggtatacagtctgatataccacggctttcagccaatcagcattcagggctagaaccacccagtttataatagcaataaggcacctcgggtttGTGGAAatagccaatataccacagctaaagcctcgcagtgttgccaacttagcgaatttgtcgctatatttagagagttttcagacccctctagcgacacattttcataaaagcgactagcgacaaatctagcgactttttctggtgttattggagacttttggagactctgacgtgaaagtacgtatcgttcttactcttctcaacgagcagcgggtgcttctagcgacttttaggacagccaatagctactttccttactgaggagttggcaacactgaagCCTCGTTCACATTACCCATAAGCGCTCCGTTACGTTGCGCCGGATGTCTTGCATTTCAATGGGGATGTCCACAATGGAGTGGAATTTTTCTTCAGTCTAGCCAGAGTCCGTCAAAGTACAGGAAGGTACCAAACTACAGAAGATGAAAATATGTGGTTTTCGGTGATGGCTTTATGAGATAGCTAGCAAGTTCTAAACAATTTACTCATTCCTTTAAGTGAGTATTTTaatagtaatgttaaataatacaCATTGGCTGTTAAGACAACTATATTGTGACTGTTGCCTCCCGTTGAAGTTTATTGTGATGATAATGACATTTGTTTTTTATAATTATTAGGTGGAGGTGACTAGCTACAATGGTATCTTCAACCTAGCTTAGCTTTTACCTCGCTAGCTAGCTGCTCTGCAGTGCAAGCTAGCGTGACTTGCTATAAAGTTAAAGAAACAAGTTGAGGAAAAAGTAactaaacaaaacatgttttattatcaCCTGAAACAATATATTTGTCCTGTCTGGAATGGAAAaagtcatattttgcaatctCCCAAAATAAATGCGATCTCTGACGAGAGACAGGCTCTCCATCTTCCATTACAAACACTACACTtgtccagtgttgccaactcctcagtaaggaaagtagctattggctgatgtaaaagtcgctagaagtcgctaaatgacgtcatcacctaatttgcataattggccatgtgcatgtaattgtgatggacgctgtaggagagaggaataacgtcgttGGAGAGACAAAGTGAGtaaaaaaacaccctacatttacatcccgccctgaatgtaagccagggcgggatcagccagcggcggcttcctgcatgcgcgattcatttgcagtctggacgcggaggggtgaacatctcctgctctgactgcagctgggagggactgggccgcctgtgagtgctttgggacgggggtggggcccacggcagcacccgctgctcgtcaGAGAAGAGTatgaacgatacgtgctttcacgtcagtctccaataacaccagaaaaagttgctaagttggcaacactgcagtTGTCCATTCAGTAGCGGGGCAAGACTCCGTGAAAATGACGTACGGCGTAATGAAATACGTCACAATGTAAACGGAcataagggctgtatccaggcactccacattGCGTCCTGCATAAGAAccgcccttagccgtggtataccTCAGGCCTCATTGCTTTAAATGTACACTCATGTTAGGCTTATAACGGCACGTGTGAATTATATCATTTCAGAGTTTACCACTGAATCCCAAACCGTTCCTGAACGGTCTGACTGGCAAGCCCGTGATGGTGAAGCTGAAGTGGGGTATGGAATACAAAGGATACCTGGTGTCTGTGGACAGCTACATGAACAtgcaggtaggtgtgtgtgtggaccagacAGATACATACAGTAAAATATGTGAAAACATCAATGATATGCATAATTCACTACAGCATGCTCTGGAGTCCCTCGTGTGTACACAGTTGCATCTAGAGAGCGCTTGCCCATCCGAAACTCTAGCTAGGCTGTATGGCTCTGGTTGCATCACTGTGGGCTATTCATTTAGTGTGATTTAAAACCGATGTACAGCATTCATATCAATCTATAACATCTAACAATCTATTGTCTCTGATTTTATAGTTGGCCAACACTGAAGAGTATGTGGATGGAGCATTGGCTGGCCACCTAGGAGAAGTGCTCGTCAGGTAAGTTCAGTGGAATACTATTTTGTTTACTTGCACTTTGCAGAACTCATGATTACACACATTAGCCTGGTCTccgatctgtttgtgctatcttgccaactcctatggtcatggATTGGAGTGGtgaagacagcacaaacagatatggGAATAGGCTACACGCATTCAgggctttcagaaagtattcacaccccttgactttttccacattttgttgtgttacagcctgaattaaacatttattaaattgagattgggtcattggcttacacacaataccccataatgtcaaattggaattatgtttgtagacatttttacaaattaattaaaaattaaaagctgaaatgtcttgagtcaataagtattcaacttatttgttatggcaagcctacatgagttcaggagtaaacatttgcttaacaagtcacataataatagtgtttaacatggtttTTGGATgagtacctcatctctgtaccccacacatacaattatctgtaaggtccctcagtcgattagtgaatttcaaccacagaggttttccaatgccttgcaaaaaagggcacctattggtagatgggtaaaaagcagacatttaatGTATttttgagcatagtgaagttattaattacactttgggtggtgtatcCATACACCCAGTCGCTACAAAGATAAAGGTGTCCTTCcttactcagttgccggagaggaaggaaaccgctcagggatttcaccatgaggccaatggtgactaaaactgttacagagtttaaaggctgtgatgggagaaaactgaggatggatcaacaacattgaagttactccacaatactaaccaaaatgacagagtgaaaagaaggaagcctgtacataataaaactattccaaaacatgcgtcctgtttgcaataaggaacTGAAGTAaaaatgtgacaaataaattaactttatgtcctgaatacaaagcattatgtttggggcaaacacaacacattactgagtaccactcttcatatttttaagcatggtgttggctgcgtcatgttatgggtatgcttgtcattgacaaggactagggagttttttaggctAAAATATACGGAATAGAGccaagcacaggaaaaatcctagaggaaaacctggttcagtctgctttccaacagaaacTGGGAGaccaattcacctttcagcaggacaataacctaaaacacaaggccaaatatacactggagttgcttactaagacgacattgaatgttcctgggtggcctagttacagttttgacgtaaatcgtcttgaaaatctatggcaaggcttaaaatggctgtctagcaatgatcaacaaccaacttgactgagcttgaagaattttaaaaatatCCTGGTGGTGTgcgaagctcttagagacttacccagaaagactcacagctgtaatcgctgccaaaggtgattctaacatgcattgactccggggtgtgaatacttatgtaaacgagATATTTAATTTAAAATAAATTAGCAAGAAATtctcaaaacatgttttcacttcgtcattatggtgtattatgTGTagaattcaggcagtaacacaacatgtggaataagtcaaggggtatgaatactttctgatagCACTATCTCCCTTTAATTGCAGAATTAGCACAATGTTTAATCATTTCCTTTCTGACATACCAGTCCACACCGAGCTAACCGTACACTATCTTTCGCTCCACACAGATGCAACAATGTCTTGTTCATTAGAGGggtagaagaagaggaagaggatggtGAAATGAAAGAGGCTTGAAAGAGGCAAGCTTATTTTTTTCGTTTTGGTGTCTGGTTGCTAATCTTGTTTGCCGATTTGTTCTAATTTTTTATGAAAAATTGATTGTTTTGAAAACATCTGAGAAGCAGTTCTTTTTTATATGATGATGAACCAAGCTGTTGTGCCCCTCTGAGCACAAGGATAATAAAATTGTGCATATTGCACTTTTCAGTAATATCTTGTATGGCATTATTTtgtggtacatttacattttacatttacgtcatttagcagacgctcttatccagagccgcttacaaattggtgcattcaccttatggtAACAACTCTGAGCAATGTACATACTTTCTATACATAAATGATCGTATTTAGGCATCAATAACAATATACTAAGGCaagaatattttatttattttataatcAAAGTATACAGTACATTTAATTATCAATCTAACTGTTATAAAGCATTAGATAATATTGTATAGGCCAAATCAGTGAGTGAATGGAAATGCTCCTTGGTGACTTGGGCTAACTGAAATATTGGCCTAATGTATATAAAAGCTCATTTAAAATCAGTCACTGTGTTATATTGTCTGTGAATACTGATGGTTTAAAATCAGTCACTGTGTTATATTGTCTGTGAATACTGATGGTTTAAAATCAGTCACTGTGTTATGTTGTCTGTGAATATTGATGGTTTAAAATCAGTCACTGTGTTATGTTGTCTGTGAATATTGATGGTTTAAAATAATCAGGCAAAGAAGTAGAAGACgtcctcttgctcgctagtggtCAACGCGTGTGTCATGTCCTCCTTCTTCTTGATATCTGATGGCTCCGATCGCGGCATCAGCCTTCTGCCCATCTACAAGCCAGAGAAGAGGATAGATGTAGGCTGGCTCGTTATGCTGTGTATTAAACTCTGTTACAGGTCTGTAATATTAGGTGTCATTGCAAAGGCATTTGGTCCTGGCGAAGCATGTTTCATCAATACACAGTGCAGCAAAGGTAGATACTGTATTCTAGGTTGATTCTCTATGCACACCAGTCTATAAATGCCTTTCCATTGATAAACAGAACGTATTTACTCAAACTTTGTTATAGCAATCGACATGTGTCCTGTTTGATACATTGACTACACTAACCCTCTTCTTGCTGTCGGAGGTGGCCCTCTCCAGAGCCATTCGGAGTCTCTCCTCCTGGTGGTGTTTCTTCATCAACAGCTTCTCCTCACGCATCCTGAAAGGAGATTAGAGGAAGGGAGCATTATGGTCCCATACCAACGGATCTATTGATCAAGACGGCACAACAGCATCTCTAGCCTTCTTCCTGAGATTGCTGAGGCAGTTTGGGATGATGAATACTCTGGTCAACTTCTACCGCTGGccgcacaattgagagcattcaTCCTGAATGTGTGGTATGGTGTTGGCAactattaattaatcaatcacatttattttataaatacCTTTTTACCCCAGAAGTTGTCACAACGGTTGTGTTTACtcaggcagaccaattctgatgTTTTACCCAAtaattggcaaaagagctgatctgattggtcaaaataacaattagtatgtgtgtgtgggggggggatataagaattgggctgcctgtgtaaacacagccaagaGTGCTTTCCGGTTACTTGTCGGTGCTGCAAAGAGCTGTAAGGGAGGACACATACTTGagcctcttctctttctccctctgtgtgCGGACGGTGTCAATTTTGTCCGGAGGCAGCGTCTCCAGGCAGTCCATAATGTCCTCCATCCTGCTCTCGATGTTGGCCAGCATATGAAGAGTGCTGATATTGGagtccacctctcccacacacaccctgTGCACTTCCTTCACCTTCTTCTGCAGCACATTGAGCATCACATCCTGTGAGAAAGAAGAGGTGAAATTGACTACAAAATGATTGAATCTCAATTGTATTTCCTTTCACTCCTTGCATCCTCTTTCCTAGTCTCCCTCTCAAAAATGCAGTGGATGAAAAGGTCTGGGGAGACTGATTAACCTTTGGATTCCTCTCCGATGCATTTTGAGAAGGAGACCAATTAATCAATCAGCCAATCAAAGCCAAAGGCGTCCATGTAACTTGCTTTTGCAATTTCGTCACGAGAGCGATGCCGATCATCAAATGCGCTCATCCATTGGGCCTGCAGCAACGACGTGGACAATAATACTAACCTGTTTGTCAGCTCTGTACTCTCCGTAGGAGAAGATCCTGGACTTGAGCTCCAGCTCAGAggacttctcctcctccctctggatggtgttcttcaggaTGTCTACCTGCTGCAGCAGGATCCGGATCTCACTGTTCCTGTACATTACACAcagaaataaacacacacatgctgttaGCAGGCACATTTGCTAGGGATGacacctgggtcatgttcattaggcatgaAATTAACTGAATAAAAGGTGGAATTGCCCAAGAGGACCTGGCCTCATCGataagaaacactcattttcGTTGTTCCGTTTACAAAAcgttttaaaaacattttccgTTGCATGCTCTGAGGAACACAGCCCTGTTGAATTCCAAAGGGGATTTGATTCAAATGGGGAGTATAACAGCATAGATTACGTTCCCTTCCTTACATTCTTTCCTGCGTCTGCTGGATGGTTTTGCGGATCTCATCCATGGCCTCCTCGGTCTCCTGGTAGTTCTGGATGTAGGACAGGTTCTGCTCCTCCAGGTCAGTGAACAAATTCAGCATGTCCCTGGGGTTGGAGTAAAACAACTCTGGCTCCTTGGAGGAGAGGAGCCACAGCAGAAACAACTAAATGGAAGAGCTAATAACACACGTCTGGTCCCAGTCGGATCGGTTTGTGCTGTCTTGGGGGTCAACCCAAGTAAACCCAGTTTCCTTGTCTTAATTTACGAATAGGGTGTACCCACTTATTAGGGTAGttagatacttttttttttttgcattaggGAGTTTACAAAATGTGCCTCCAGTTTACCCCAATTTTTTAACCACTACCCTGGTTcgttacatacagtatgtctaCAAACACACCAATACTCAAGATTGTTAATTAATAAAAACAGGAACGTTTAATCCATACCTCGTCGCTGTCTGAggtctctgctgtctctggcaCCTCGGAGATGGTGGACCCCTGTCTCTCCTGATGGTGAAGGATGCTGCTCACTTTCCCGCTGACAGAGTACAATCAAATACACACACTAGCACTTAACTATTTGCAATTTTACTAATCAATTACATTGATTGATATTAAAATATAATCCACACacgaaaatatatatatatgatccCCATCCTCTTACCCTTTGCTTTGATGTCTCATCTGTGAATTTTTTGTGACTCTTGAATCTTTTCTGGCATAGGCTGGACCTTTTTGGTTTTCTTCTTGGAATCAGTAAAGTAATACAAAATGTCACACTTCTGTCAATAGATTTAGCCTACTATTGCATATTGCCTATTGCACACATTTTATCATTCTGTGACATTTTATCATTCTCAAATAAGTCCAAGGAAAGTATTTAAACTCCCATACCTTTAAACTCCCTTTCCCTCTGCTTggttgctctcctctcctccctcttgcgCTTCTGTTCCTCGCGCCACTCCATAGGTCCGACGGCGGTGAGAAACGTTTTGTATGTCTGGTACTCCTTTAGGATTTCTTGATACTTTGAGATATCGCTAAAGGGGGATATGTTTGCATTATATGGGATGACAGTTACTACCACTGGAAAAAACACGTCGACTCCACCGCACTCTCCAATGGAAATTAATGTGTTCAGCGCGACGGCGGCCCGTTCTCTAAACGTAGCCTAGCTAACGTGCATGCTAGCTCATCCATTCTGAAAAAAAACTATGTGGTTAGATAGTTTTCACTTCTACATTAGTTACAGTAGTGAAATATGTTAAAACCTAACAGCGTTACTGGAGGAGAAAAAACAACTGCTGAAAATATTTAACATTTCACAACTGTCGGTTTCCTCTGGCAATAACTTTAAATACCCTGTTTCTTCTCAGTCTTATAGCGtcccttcgatagctcagttggtagagcggaggactgtagtTGGAATTCAAGCTGaaatccttaggtcgctggttcaaatccggctcgaaggagacACATTTTGATTTTTCCTTTCTAGTATTTTAAACAGTATGGTAGCCTAACGTTACACATGGCCTGTGTATGTAATAAGGTACCTTTTCATCGCCATCATTTGAACTGTTACTTTTTTTATTTCTGCTGTTTTCTCCATTTTCACCATAGTCTCTTTCTCTGCCCTGGAAAGAAAGACAACATAATATACATGTgatgtttttatttattgtaACATTGTGCATTTACCACGATCTACCTGTGGTGGACCTATCATGAATAAATTAACTAATTACTGTAACCTACTGGTTATTTGTCAAATCAGGTGGCTAGAGATATTCTAAAAGCTAATACAAAATCATGTGTAGGCTAATATGTATTGGTTATAATAATGATAGGCCTACTAACAACTTGACAGCTGCCACTGAGCTCTGGTCGTTTTCCTTAATGAACTTTTCAAAGGCGACCGAGTCGTCCTCCAGATGTTTCTCAGCACGGCTGATCAACTGAAGCTCTATCGCTGTGTCCTTCTCCAGCTCCTTGATGGTTTCTTGCTTCACTGTCAGAGAGTACTAGAGAgacatggatagagagagaggctggaatTCCTTAAAACCCACTGTAGAGATTGTCTTTCTACATCAGG
The sequence above is a segment of the Coregonus clupeaformis isolate EN_2021a chromosome 19, ASM2061545v1, whole genome shotgun sequence genome. Coding sequences within it:
- the LOC121531602 gene encoding small nuclear ribonucleoprotein F, giving the protein MSLPLNPKPFLNGLTGKPVMVKLKWGMEYKGYLVSVDSYMNMQLANTEEYVDGALAGHLGEVLVRCNNVLFIRGVEEEEEDGEMKEA
- the LOC121531600 gene encoding coiled-coil domain-containing protein 38 isoform X2 translates to MDIHSPLGSPWSIVEIKKVKIHSPKHTPNAEYLLRRRCGMAESLEETAKPTLDAFWLKSRNSTDDDRKANNPFVLPMDRNIFRKREIDSVIKQQEKKFFSSLPTQMKSTYLSRLRCRSAPMRSAVEDTIPEPEKCRGDKTTWATVVTKGSGQDRENIRDYLSKQREKFMLQYSLTVKQETIKELEKDTAIELQLISRAEKHLEDDSVAFEKFIKENDQSSVAAVKLAEKETMVKMEKTAEIKKVTVQMMAMKSDISKYQEILKEYQTYKTFLTAVGPMEWREEQKRKREERRATKQREREFKENQKGPAYARKDSRVTKNSQMRHQSKGGKVSSILHHQERQGSTISEVPETAETSDSDEEPELFYSNPRDMLNLFTDLEEQNLSYIQNYQETEEAMDEIRKTIQQTQERMNSEIRILLQQVDILKNTIQREEEKSSELELKSRIFSYGEYRADKQDVMLNVLQKKVKEVHRVCVGEVDSNISTLHMLANIESRMEDIMDCLETLPPDKIDTVRTQREKEKRLKMREEKLLMKKHHQEERLRMALERATSDSKKRMGRRLMPRSEPSDIKKKEDMTHALTTSEQEDVFYFFA
- the LOC121531600 gene encoding cilia- and flagella-associated protein 100 isoform X3; translated protein: MDIHSPLGSPWSIVEIKKESLEETAKPTLDAFWLKSRNSTDDDRKANNPFVLPMDRNIFRKREIDSVIKQQEKKFFSSLPTQMKSTYLSRLRCRSAPMRSAVEDTIPEPEKCRGDKTTWATVVTKGSGQDRENIRDYLSKQREKFMLQYSLTVKQETIKELEKDTAIELQLISRAEKHLEDDSVAFEKFIKENDQSSVAAVKLAEKETMVKMEKTAEIKKVTVQMMAMKSDISKYQEILKEYQTYKTFLTAVGPMEWREEQKRKREERRATKQREREFKEENQKGPAYARKDSRVTKNSQMRHQSKGGKVSSILHHQERQGSTISEVPETAETSDSDEEPELFYSNPRDMLNLFTDLEEQNLSYIQNYQETEEAMDEIRKTIQQTQERMNSEIRILLQQVDILKNTIQREEEKSSELELKSRIFSYGEYRADKQDVMLNVLQKKVKEVHRVCVGEVDSNISTLHMLANIESRMEDIMDCLETLPPDKIDTVRTQREKEKRLKMREEKLLMKKHHQEERLRMALERATSDSKKRMGRRLMPRSEPSDIKKKEDMTHALTTSEQEDVFYFFA
- the LOC121531600 gene encoding coiled-coil domain-containing protein 38 isoform X1, with the protein product MDIHSPLGSPWSIVEIKKVKIHSPKHTPNAEYLLRRRCGMAESLEETAKPTLDAFWLKSRNSTDDDRKANNPFVLPMDRNIFRKREIDSVIKQQEKKFFSSLPTQMKSTYLSRLRCRSAPMRSAVEDTIPEPEKCRGDKTTWATVVTKGSGQDRENIRDYLSKQREKFMLQYSLTVKQETIKELEKDTAIELQLISRAEKHLEDDSVAFEKFIKENDQSSVAAVKLAEKETMVKMEKTAEIKKVTVQMMAMKSDISKYQEILKEYQTYKTFLTAVGPMEWREEQKRKREERRATKQREREFKEENQKGPAYARKDSRVTKNSQMRHQSKGGKVSSILHHQERQGSTISEVPETAETSDSDEEPELFYSNPRDMLNLFTDLEEQNLSYIQNYQETEEAMDEIRKTIQQTQERMNSEIRILLQQVDILKNTIQREEEKSSELELKSRIFSYGEYRADKQDVMLNVLQKKVKEVHRVCVGEVDSNISTLHMLANIESRMEDIMDCLETLPPDKIDTVRTQREKEKRLKMREEKLLMKKHHQEERLRMALERATSDSKKRMGRRLMPRSEPSDIKKKEDMTHALTTSEQEDVFYFFA